One window from the genome of Dermochelys coriacea isolate rDerCor1 chromosome 19, rDerCor1.pri.v4, whole genome shotgun sequence encodes:
- the GPR3 gene encoding G-protein coupled receptor 3 has protein sequence MNKDMSHNSTEGQQGWFAASSGSSSSLNLDSVVQPLALNPWDVVLCISGTIISCENAIVVAVICYTPAFRTPMFLLIGSLASADFLAGMGVIFHFAFVYCIQSQMVNLITVGLLVTSFTASVGSLLAITIDRYLSLYNALTYYSERTVTRTYIMLILTWGFSICFGLLPVMGWNCLKDVSTCSIVKPLTKNNLIILSISFFMVFAVMLQLYIHICKIVCRHAHQIAVQRHFLATSHYVTTRKGISTLAVILGTFASCWLPFAIYCLLGDYTYPALYTYMTILPATYNSMINPVIYAFRNQEIQKVLWTVCCGCFSSTMPFRSRSPSDV, from the coding sequence ATGAACAAGGACATGTCccacaactccactgaaggcCAGCAGGGCTGGTTTGCAGCCagtagtggcagcagcagctccttgaaCCTGGACTCTGTGGTGCAACCTCTTGCCCTGAATCCTTGGGATGTGGTGCTTTGCATTTCTGGGACCATCATCTCCTGTGAGAATGCGATTGTGGTAGCCGTCATATGTTACACCCCTGCCTTCCGGACTCCAATGTTCCTACTCATCGGGAGCCTTGCCAGTGCTGACTTCCTGGCCGGCATGGGCGTGATATTCCACTTTGCCTTTGTCTATTGCATCCAGTCGCAGATGGTGAACCTCATCACTGTGGGGCTCCTGGTGACCTCGTTCACTGCCAGCGTGGGCAGCCTGTTGGCCATCACCATAGACCGCTACCTTTCCCTCTACAATGCACTGACTTACTATTCAGAAAGGACGGTCACCAGGACTTACATCATGCTGATCCTGACCTGGGGGTTTTCCATCTGCTTTGGGCTGCTGCCTGTCATGGGCTGGAACTGCTTGAAAGATGTCTCCACCTGCAGCATCGTGAAGCCCCTGACCAAGAACAACCTCATCATCCTCTCCATCTCCTTCTTCATGGTCTTTGCGGTGATGTTGCAGCTTTACATACACATCTGCAAGATAGTTTGTAGGCACGCCCACCAGATCGCTGTACAGAGGCACTTCCTGGCCACCTCCCACTATGTCACCACCAGGAAAGGCATCTCCACTTTAGCTGTCATCTTGGGGACTTTTGCTTCTTGCTGGCTGCCCTTTGCCATTTACTGCCTCCTGGGAGATTACACCTACCCAGCCCTCTATACCTACATGACCATCCTCCCGGCTACCTACAACTCCATGATTAACCCGGTTATCTATGCCTTCAGGAATCAAGAGATCCAGAAAGTGCTGTGGACTGTGTGCTGTGGGTGCTTCTCTTCCACAATGCCTTTCAGGTCCAGATCTCCAAGCGATGTCTGA